From a region of the Desulfovibrio oxyclinae DSM 11498 genome:
- a CDS encoding peroxiredoxin — MSCDHEHEHVVDFARVGQPVPPFKMETFDPTEGFFGEVDLGKLREEGKWVILFFYPADFTFVCPTELADLAEKHAELKEMGAEVISVSTDTKFTHMAWKNDERLLENVKYQMGSDATGEVSRFFDIWDYETGLALRGTFIINPDGVLVSAETNYYNVGRNADELVRKMKANVHLRENPNEACPAKWEPGKKTLTPGEGLVGKVYEALND; from the coding sequence ATGTCTTGTGATCACGAACACGAGCACGTTGTTGATTTCGCCCGCGTGGGCCAGCCCGTCCCTCCGTTCAAAATGGAAACCTTCGATCCCACCGAAGGATTCTTCGGTGAAGTGGATCTTGGCAAACTGCGCGAGGAAGGCAAATGGGTGATTCTCTTCTTCTACCCTGCGGACTTTACCTTTGTCTGCCCCACGGAGCTGGCGGACTTGGCCGAGAAGCACGCCGAGCTGAAGGAAATGGGCGCGGAAGTCATCTCCGTTTCCACCGACACCAAATTCACCCACATGGCGTGGAAAAACGATGAGCGTCTGCTGGAGAACGTGAAGTACCAGATGGGTTCCGATGCCACCGGCGAAGTGTCCCGCTTCTTCGACATCTGGGACTACGAGACCGGCCTCGCCCTGCGCGGCACCTTCATCATCAACCCCGACGGCGTGCTGGTCTCCGCCGAGACCAACTACTACAACGTGGGCCGCAACGCCGACGAGCTGGTGCGCAAGATGAAGGCCAACGTGCATCTTCGGGAAAACCCCAACGAAGCCTGCCCCGCCAAGTGGGAGCCGGGCAAAAAAACCCTGACCCCGGGCGAAGGCCTTGTGGGCAAGGTTTACGAAGCCCTCAACGATTAG
- a CDS encoding insulinase family protein yields the protein MSHGFDKVREMEIKELGSVAQIWRHRKTGGRVLSMINDDENKVFGLSFRTPPKDSTGVAHILEHSVLCGSRKYPVKEPFVELLKGSLQTFLNALTFPDKTCYPVASANHADFYNLVDVYLDAAFFPLLDEHRLKQEGWHYELDDPEGRMSYKGVVYNEMKGAYSSPDSLLYEYSQQSLFPDNTYGLDSGGDPFAIPDLTWEQFSEFHRTHYHPSNAYAYFYGDDDPEKRLEILDEYFNQFEPLTPEFSRVPLQTRFDKAVEVRKKFPASAKTKKGMFTVNWMLAETADANLNLALHILEHILIGLPSSPLRKALMDSGLGDDLAGVGLEADIRQMFFSVGLKGVHPANAVKVEALIHDTLSKLVKDGIDPKDVEAAVNSVEFDLRENNTGSYPRGLSLMFQSLSTWLYDSEDGSEGDPLLLLPFEEPLRNIKTWVGEGEKIFEELLSRLLLQNPHRSTVLLEPDSELGKELTTKERERLEKAKQAMSEEDVRRVIDETAELRRLQEAPDTPEALATIPRLSKDDLPEENVRIPSEEREVGGVTCHFHDLHTSGIAYADLAFDISGVPDELLPLVPLMGRALVEAGTKKRDYVDLSQWIARTTGGISPQVLCQPVLNSPEAAQRLVVRVKTTGEKLPETAEILKEILTEARLDDKVRIRQIVQESVSRLEQALVPSGHIMVARRLKARAHQAHAMEEAMTGITALEALRTLSERVENDFRRVGKEFVRLAEIILRRGNLVLNATCESSLFDTAAPLLADVVAALPEGASEPAERTMPSFPEREGLAIPAQVNYVGKGVNIYEQGIEYHGSMNAVSKFLRTGYLWDRIRVLGGAYGGFTVFDSVSGSLNYLSYRDPNVEKTIENYDGVVQYLEGLDLPDGDLETAVIGAIGEMDSYQLPDAKGFTSFVRTLTGQTPEHRDRVRKEIMNCSADDFRAMAKAARAVAEKGDIVVMGNEPAMDVSGLNLDIKEIV from the coding sequence ATGAGTCACGGATTCGATAAGGTTCGCGAAATGGAAATAAAGGAACTGGGCAGCGTGGCCCAGATCTGGCGTCACCGCAAGACGGGCGGCCGCGTGCTGTCCATGATCAACGACGACGAGAACAAGGTCTTCGGCCTGAGCTTTCGCACACCTCCCAAGGACTCCACCGGGGTGGCGCATATTCTGGAACATTCGGTGCTGTGCGGCTCCCGCAAGTACCCGGTCAAGGAACCGTTCGTAGAGCTGCTCAAGGGCTCGCTTCAGACCTTCCTCAACGCCCTGACCTTCCCGGACAAGACCTGCTACCCGGTAGCCAGCGCCAACCACGCCGACTTCTACAATCTGGTGGACGTCTACCTCGACGCCGCCTTTTTCCCGCTGCTGGACGAACACCGCCTGAAGCAGGAAGGCTGGCATTACGAGCTGGACGACCCCGAAGGCCGCATGAGTTACAAGGGAGTTGTCTATAATGAAATGAAGGGCGCATACTCCAGCCCGGACTCGCTGCTCTACGAATACTCCCAGCAGTCCCTGTTTCCGGACAACACCTACGGCCTCGACTCCGGCGGCGACCCCTTCGCCATCCCGGATCTGACGTGGGAGCAGTTCAGCGAGTTCCATCGCACCCATTACCATCCCTCCAACGCCTACGCCTATTTCTACGGCGACGATGACCCGGAGAAGCGCCTCGAAATTCTGGACGAATACTTCAACCAGTTCGAACCGCTTACCCCGGAATTCTCTCGCGTGCCCCTGCAGACGCGTTTCGACAAGGCCGTCGAGGTTCGCAAGAAATTCCCGGCCTCCGCCAAGACCAAGAAGGGCATGTTCACCGTCAACTGGATGCTCGCGGAAACCGCCGACGCCAACCTGAACCTCGCCCTGCACATTCTGGAGCACATCCTCATCGGCCTGCCGTCCTCGCCGCTTCGCAAGGCGCTCATGGATTCCGGCCTTGGAGACGATCTGGCGGGAGTGGGGCTCGAAGCCGACATCCGGCAGATGTTCTTCTCCGTGGGACTCAAGGGCGTGCATCCGGCAAACGCCGTCAAGGTCGAGGCCCTGATCCACGACACTCTCAGCAAGCTGGTCAAAGACGGCATCGACCCCAAGGATGTGGAGGCCGCCGTGAACAGCGTGGAGTTCGATCTGCGCGAGAACAACACCGGCAGCTACCCGCGTGGTCTGTCCCTCATGTTCCAGTCCCTTTCCACGTGGCTGTATGACTCCGAGGACGGCTCCGAAGGCGATCCGCTCCTGCTGCTGCCCTTTGAAGAACCGCTTCGCAACATCAAGACATGGGTGGGCGAGGGCGAAAAGATTTTCGAAGAACTCCTGAGCCGCCTGCTGCTGCAGAATCCGCATCGCTCCACCGTGCTGCTCGAACCCGATAGCGAACTGGGCAAGGAGTTGACCACCAAGGAACGCGAGCGTTTGGAAAAGGCTAAACAGGCCATGAGCGAAGAAGACGTGCGGCGCGTCATTGACGAAACCGCCGAGCTTCGTCGCCTTCAGGAAGCTCCGGACACTCCCGAGGCTCTGGCGACCATCCCCCGCCTGTCCAAGGACGATCTGCCGGAAGAGAACGTGCGGATTCCTTCCGAGGAACGCGAAGTGGGCGGCGTGACCTGCCACTTCCACGATCTGCATACCAGCGGCATCGCCTACGCCGATCTGGCCTTCGACATCTCGGGCGTGCCCGACGAGCTGCTCCCGCTGGTGCCGCTCATGGGCCGCGCACTCGTTGAGGCCGGGACGAAAAAACGTGACTACGTGGACCTCTCGCAGTGGATAGCCCGGACCACCGGCGGCATCTCCCCGCAGGTGCTCTGCCAGCCCGTGCTGAACTCGCCCGAAGCAGCACAGCGACTGGTTGTGCGCGTGAAGACCACCGGCGAGAAGCTCCCCGAGACCGCCGAAATCCTCAAGGAAATCCTCACCGAAGCGCGGCTGGACGACAAGGTCCGCATCCGCCAGATCGTGCAGGAATCCGTTTCCCGTCTGGAACAGGCGCTGGTCCCGTCCGGCCACATAATGGTGGCCCGCCGCCTCAAGGCCCGCGCCCATCAGGCCCACGCCATGGAAGAGGCCATGACCGGCATCACCGCACTGGAAGCCCTGCGCACCCTGTCCGAGCGCGTGGAAAACGATTTCCGCCGAGTGGGCAAAGAGTTCGTCCGTCTGGCCGAGATCATCCTGCGCCGCGGCAACCTCGTGCTTAACGCCACCTGCGAATCCTCACTGTTCGACACCGCCGCCCCGCTGCTGGCCGACGTGGTCGCCGCCCTGCCCGAAGGCGCAAGCGAACCAGCCGAACGCACCATGCCCAGCTTCCCGGAACGCGAAGGTCTCGCCATTCCCGCACAGGTCAACTACGTGGGCAAGGGCGTGAATATCTATGAACAGGGCATCGAATATCACGGCTCCATGAACGCCGTGTCCAAGTTCCTGCGCACCGGCTACCTCTGGGACCGCATCCGCGTCCTCGGCGGCGCCTACGGTGGATTCACCGTTTTCGACTCCGTCAGCGGCAGCCTGAACTACCTGAGCTACCGCGACCCCAACGTGGAAAAGACCATCGAAAACTACGACGGCGTGGTTCAGTATCTCGAAGGGCTCGACCTGCCCGACGGCGACCTCGAAACCGCCGTCATCGGCGCCATCGGTGAAATGGATTCCTACCAGCTGCCCGACGCCAAAGGCTTCACCAGCTTCGTGCGAACCCTCACCGGCCAGACCCCCGAGCATCGCGACCGCGTCCGTAAAGAGATCATGAACTGCAGCGCTGACGATTTCCGCGCCATGGCCAAGGCCGCCCGTGCCGTTGCCGAGAAAGGCGACATCGTGGTCATGGGCAACGAACCCGCCATGGACGTCTCCGGCCTGAACCTCGACATCAAGGAAATCGTCTAA
- a CDS encoding ABC transporter ATP-binding protein: MGRLVLDNLGKVFGEGDKAVTALQDISMQVEHGEFAVVVGPSGCGKSTLLNIVAGLENETSGSASIDGRRIKGPGADRGMVFQSYTLFPWLTVRKNVEFGLRIKGIPAAERAETARHYLSLVGLSEFENSLPRELSGGMKQRTAIARVLANKPDMLLMDEPFGALDAQTRLQLQDLTLDVWREESATVLFITHDIDEAILLADNVYVMSRRPGKIVEKIEVEIPRPRDHRISLTPEFSAIKKVIMERLWKEIDGGS, from the coding sequence ATGGGCAGGCTGGTACTCGACAATCTCGGCAAGGTCTTCGGCGAAGGCGATAAAGCCGTCACCGCCCTGCAGGATATCTCCATGCAGGTGGAACACGGCGAATTCGCCGTCGTGGTAGGGCCGTCCGGATGCGGCAAATCCACACTGCTCAACATCGTGGCAGGACTCGAAAACGAAACCTCCGGCTCCGCCAGCATCGACGGACGACGCATCAAAGGTCCCGGCGCAGACCGAGGCATGGTCTTTCAGTCCTACACCCTGTTCCCGTGGCTGACCGTCCGCAAGAACGTGGAATTCGGCCTGCGCATCAAAGGCATCCCCGCAGCCGAACGCGCCGAAACCGCCCGCCACTACCTGAGCCTCGTGGGGCTTTCCGAATTCGAAAACTCCCTGCCCCGAGAACTCTCCGGCGGCATGAAACAACGCACCGCCATCGCCCGCGTGCTGGCCAACAAGCCGGACATGCTCCTGATGGACGAACCCTTCGGAGCCCTCGACGCCCAGACAAGACTGCAATTGCAGGACCTCACCCTCGACGTCTGGCGCGAAGAATCCGCCACCGTGCTGTTTATCACCCACGACATCGACGAAGCCATCCTGCTCGCAGACAACGTCTACGTCATGTCACGCCGACCCGGGAAAATTGTCGAGAAAATCGAAGTGGAAATTCCCAGACCACGAGATCACCGCATCTCGCTCACACCGGAGTTCTCAGCCATAAAAAAAGTCATCATGGAACGACTCTGGAAAGAAATCGACGGCGGCTCCTAA
- a CDS encoding 3D domain-containing protein, with product MLKYLIAITALLGAVLFGLGWNKPNPYLWDSIEVTVTAYNSVPSQTNSQPFLAAWSDTLKPGQRAVAVSRDLIPMGLDHRTEVHLEGLGTFDGKYTVLDKTNRRFKKRIDLYFGLDIQAAREFGVQKATAYWRGDEFRLADNILNP from the coding sequence ATGCTGAAATATCTCATCGCCATCACTGCCCTGCTCGGAGCCGTGCTCTTCGGCCTCGGCTGGAACAAGCCGAACCCCTACCTCTGGGATTCCATCGAAGTAACCGTCACAGCCTACAACTCCGTGCCCTCACAAACCAACTCGCAACCCTTCCTCGCCGCATGGAGCGATACCCTCAAGCCCGGGCAGCGCGCCGTAGCCGTCTCCCGTGACCTCATCCCCATGGGACTCGACCACAGAACCGAAGTCCACCTCGAAGGCCTCGGCACCTTCGACGGCAAATACACCGTCCTCGACAAGACCAACCGAAGATTCAAAAAACGCATCGACCTCTACTTCGGCCTCGACATCCAAGCCGCCCGTGAGTTCGGCGTGCAAAAAGCCACCGCCTACTGGCGAGGCGACGAATTTCGTCTGGCCGACAATATCCTGAATCCCTAA
- a CDS encoding ribonuclease HII yields MQPGSLIESATLLPEHIAGVDEAGRGCLAGPVVAGAAVLPENYDLPYLTDSKKLTAAKREVLFDQVREQALFWAIGVAWPAEIDRVNILQATFRAMSRALKHLRTTPRLIRIDGNQTLPAHLMPYNTAQEAVIKGDGTVPAISAASILAKTFRDRVMIKLARQHPQYGFDAHMGYGTKVHCEAIKKHGPCRMHRMTFGKVAPEKPAAKQAGLPGL; encoded by the coding sequence ATGCAACCCGGTTCCCTGATCGAATCAGCCACCCTGCTCCCCGAGCACATCGCCGGAGTAGATGAAGCCGGTCGCGGCTGCCTTGCCGGACCCGTGGTTGCTGGCGCCGCCGTGCTGCCCGAAAACTATGACCTCCCCTACCTCACCGACTCCAAGAAACTCACCGCCGCCAAGCGGGAAGTCCTCTTCGATCAGGTCCGCGAACAGGCCCTCTTCTGGGCAATTGGCGTCGCATGGCCAGCTGAAATCGATCGCGTCAACATCCTGCAGGCCACGTTCCGCGCCATGAGCCGAGCCCTGAAACACCTGCGCACAACACCTCGACTGATACGCATCGACGGCAACCAGACGCTCCCCGCCCACTTGATGCCCTACAACACCGCCCAAGAGGCCGTGATAAAAGGCGACGGCACCGTTCCCGCCATATCCGCCGCGTCCATCCTTGCCAAAACCTTCCGCGACCGCGTCATGATAAAACTCGCTCGCCAACACCCCCAATACGGCTTTGACGCTCACATGGGCTACGGCACCAAAGTTCACTGCGAAGCCATCAAAAAGCACGGCCCATGCCGCATGCACCGCATGACCTTCGGCAAAGTCGCCCCGGAAAAACCCGCCGCAAAACAAGCCGGACTGCCCGGACTGTAA
- the rplS gene encoding 50S ribosomal protein L19 yields the protein MNAIQKIEAEHLRLDLPKFKGGDTVKVHYRILEGEKERIQVFQGTVLRVRRGTTNATFTVRKISDGVGVERVFPMHSPFIDSVEVAAEGKVRRSRIYYLRQLRGKAARIKSKANWE from the coding sequence ATGAACGCCATTCAGAAGATCGAAGCCGAACACTTGCGCCTCGACCTGCCCAAATTCAAGGGCGGAGACACCGTCAAGGTGCACTACCGCATCCTCGAAGGTGAAAAGGAACGCATCCAGGTTTTCCAGGGCACGGTCCTTCGCGTTCGCCGCGGCACCACCAACGCCACCTTCACCGTCCGCAAGATTTCCGACGGCGTCGGCGTTGAGCGCGTGTTCCCCATGCACAGCCCCTTCATCGACAGCGTCGAAGTGGCTGCCGAAGGTAAGGTTCGCCGCAGCCGCATCTACTACCTGCGCCAGCTCCGCGGCAAGGCCGCCCGCATCAAGTCCAAGGCCAACTGGGAATAA
- the trmD gene encoding tRNA (guanosine(37)-N1)-methyltransferase TrmD, translating to MNFHLVSLFPEFFETPLSSGLMGKATESGLVRFNHVDPRDFTTDRHRTVDDRPYGGGPGMVMMLDPLDQALQSIEKPGRILMMSPRGKPFDQSMARELAQEEDVTILCGRYEGIDERLLDLYDVELVSMGDFVLNGGEAAAVCMVESVARLVPGFMGHEDSGDEESFSGGTLEYPHYTRPVEYKGHEVPEILKSGDHGRVARWRREQALSQTLSRRPDLLDGAGLAQEDIDFLSELSRHRLGRNLYIALVHYPVWNKHKQKVAVSLTNLDVHDMSRVSRSYALGGFYAVTPLEDQKELARSLLAHWTSGPGSRVNPDRAEALSLVSVSDDLSQVVVDISARTGQLPLLAATSAKLDWRKGAPPPMTVEEVRNQLESRPVLLVFGTGHGLAEEVLDACEGTIRPIRFMDDYNHLSVRSAVAITIDRLLGDIW from the coding sequence ATGAATTTCCACCTCGTCAGCCTCTTCCCCGAGTTCTTCGAGACTCCCCTCTCGTCCGGCCTCATGGGCAAGGCGACAGAGAGCGGCCTCGTGCGCTTCAATCACGTGGACCCGAGGGATTTCACCACGGACCGGCATCGCACCGTTGACGACCGCCCCTACGGCGGCGGCCCCGGCATGGTCATGATGCTCGACCCACTGGATCAGGCGCTGCAAAGCATCGAAAAGCCCGGACGCATCCTGATGATGTCGCCGCGCGGAAAACCGTTCGACCAATCCATGGCCCGCGAGTTGGCACAGGAAGAGGACGTGACCATCCTCTGCGGTCGCTACGAAGGCATCGACGAACGCTTGCTGGATCTTTACGATGTGGAACTGGTGAGCATGGGCGACTTCGTGCTCAACGGCGGTGAGGCCGCGGCGGTCTGCATGGTGGAGTCTGTGGCGAGGCTGGTTCCCGGCTTCATGGGCCACGAGGATTCCGGCGATGAGGAGAGCTTTTCCGGCGGAACGCTGGAATATCCGCACTATACGCGCCCGGTGGAATACAAGGGCCATGAAGTGCCTGAGATCCTCAAGAGCGGCGACCACGGTCGCGTCGCACGCTGGCGCAGGGAACAGGCCCTCTCGCAGACCCTGTCGCGAAGGCCCGACCTTCTGGACGGAGCCGGCCTTGCGCAGGAGGATATCGACTTCCTGAGCGAATTGTCGCGGCATCGGCTGGGCCGGAACCTGTACATCGCGCTGGTGCACTATCCCGTCTGGAACAAGCACAAGCAAAAGGTGGCCGTCTCCCTGACCAACCTTGACGTGCACGACATGTCGCGGGTCTCGCGCTCCTATGCGCTTGGGGGATTCTACGCCGTCACGCCGCTTGAGGACCAGAAGGAACTGGCGCGCTCGCTGTTGGCCCACTGGACCAGCGGCCCCGGAAGCCGCGTCAACCCCGATCGGGCCGAAGCCCTGTCGCTGGTTTCCGTTTCAGACGATTTGTCGCAGGTTGTGGTTGACATTTCCGCCAGAACAGGGCAATTACCCCTGCTCGCGGCAACGTCTGCGAAACTCGACTGGAGAAAGGGGGCACCACCGCCCATGACGGTGGAAGAAGTCCGCAACCAGTTGGAATCACGCCCGGTTCTGCTTGTATTCGGAACGGGGCACGGATTGGCCGAGGAAGTGCTCGACGCCTGCGAAGGCACTATCAGACCCATCCGTTTCATGGACGACTACAATCACCTGTCCGTTAGGAGCGCGGTGGCCATCACCATTGATCGCCTGCTCGGGGACATTTGGTAA
- the rimM gene encoding ribosome maturation factor RimM (Essential for efficient processing of 16S rRNA), with protein sequence MTAAARPAPDKSFVTVGRVVKPHGIRGEFSMRLYADSPSLFDEVDRVFLDMGGRRPKRYTVAKWRMHKGLVLVTLEGVDDRTAAEGLRGADVQVRKRDLPPPDEDEVYLHELEGCDVVLPDGAPLGVLTGFIETPQQDTWSITTPEGRELLLPAVPEFVLDIDLDDKRIVVDPPEGLADVCTD encoded by the coding sequence ATGACCGCAGCCGCCAGGCCCGCCCCCGACAAGTCCTTTGTGACCGTCGGCAGGGTGGTCAAACCGCATGGCATCCGCGGGGAGTTCAGCATGCGTCTGTATGCTGACTCCCCTTCGCTGTTTGACGAAGTGGACCGCGTGTTTCTCGATATGGGAGGCAGGCGGCCCAAACGGTATACTGTTGCCAAGTGGCGGATGCACAAGGGGCTGGTTCTCGTGACCCTCGAAGGCGTTGATGACCGCACTGCGGCCGAAGGCCTGAGAGGGGCGGACGTGCAGGTGCGAAAACGCGATCTGCCGCCGCCGGACGAGGACGAAGTCTACCTGCACGAGCTTGAAGGATGCGACGTGGTACTGCCTGATGGGGCTCCCCTCGGCGTGCTCACCGGATTCATCGAGACACCGCAACAGGACACCTGGAGCATCACCACGCCCGAAGGACGCGAACTGCTCCTGCCCGCTGTTCCCGAATTCGTTCTGGACATCGACCTTGACGACAAGCGCATCGTCGTCGATCCGCCCGAAGGGCTCGCCGACGTCTGCACCGACTAG
- a CDS encoding KH domain-containing protein has product MLKELIEFIAKALVDNPDEVQVSEVEGEQTSVIELKVAKEDLGKVIGKQGRTARAMRTLLGAASTKARKRAVLEILE; this is encoded by the coding sequence ATGCTGAAGGAACTTATTGAGTTCATTGCCAAAGCCCTCGTGGACAACCCGGACGAAGTACAGGTTTCCGAAGTCGAAGGCGAGCAGACGTCTGTGATTGAGCTGAAGGTCGCCAAGGAAGACCTCGGCAAGGTCATCGGCAAGCAGGGCCGCACCGCACGTGCGATGCGCACCCTTCTGGGTGCTGCGTCCACCAAGGCCAGAAAGCGCGCCGTTCTGGAAATCCTCGAGTAG
- the rpsP gene encoding 30S ribosomal protein S16, translating to MAMTIRLTRMGSKKRPFYRVVALDSKTRRDGRPVEYLGHYNPMVEPADVKIDKEKVEKWVNEGATLSNTVRSLLKQAGK from the coding sequence ATGGCTATGACTATTCGACTGACCCGCATGGGTTCCAAAAAGCGTCCGTTCTACCGCGTCGTCGCACTCGACAGCAAAACCCGTCGCGACGGTCGTCCGGTGGAGTACCTCGGACACTACAACCCGATGGTCGAACCCGCAGATGTCAAGATCGACAAGGAAAAGGTCGAGAAGTGGGTCAACGAAGGCGCCACTTTGTCCAATACCGTTCGTTCCCTGCTCAAGCAGGCCGGAAAGTAG
- the ffh gene encoding signal recognition particle protein has product MFDSLQDRLQGAFKKLRGQTRLDENNVKEGLREVRLALLEADVNFKVVKDFVNQVKERALGEDVLKGLNPAQQVVKIVNEELTELLGGEQEGVDLSAKPLKIMMVGLQGSGKTTSSGKISLWLRKNHKRKPYLVPADVYRPAAIDQLNTLAKQLDVPVYPSTTEMNPVDICRDAEKKAAELGCDVILFDTAGRLHIDELLMEELSSIKRECQPQEILFVADAMTGQDAVTVADKFDETLGITGVVLTKMDGDARGGAALSIKSVTGKSVKFVGMGEKLSELELFHPDRIASRILGMGDMLTLIEKAQDEIDEDEAKSMADKMAKAEFDLEDFRTQMRRIKKLGSMEGLLKMIPGMGNMMKQLGDAQLPEDEMKKSEAIISSMTMEERRNPDVLKKASRKERIAKGAGMTVADVNALLKNFKQMSGMMQQMMGGKKGKKGKLGMPKLPKGLGGMAGQMPGMGGSAGGGMPGLPGMEGLEGMEGMEGMPGMGGGEQPKKGPSKKSLKERKRKKLNKKQRKKKKK; this is encoded by the coding sequence GTGTTTGACAGCCTTCAGGATCGGCTTCAGGGAGCCTTCAAGAAACTGCGCGGACAGACCCGCCTTGATGAAAACAACGTCAAGGAAGGCTTGCGCGAGGTACGTCTTGCCCTGCTCGAAGCCGACGTCAACTTCAAGGTCGTCAAGGACTTCGTCAACCAGGTCAAGGAGCGCGCCCTCGGCGAGGACGTCCTCAAGGGCCTGAATCCGGCGCAGCAGGTGGTCAAGATCGTCAACGAGGAACTTACCGAGCTCCTCGGCGGCGAACAGGAAGGTGTGGACCTCTCCGCCAAGCCGCTTAAAATCATGATGGTCGGCCTGCAGGGCTCCGGTAAGACCACTTCCTCCGGCAAGATTTCCCTCTGGCTGCGCAAGAACCACAAGCGCAAGCCCTACCTCGTCCCTGCGGACGTGTACCGCCCGGCGGCTATCGACCAGCTCAACACGCTGGCCAAGCAGCTCGACGTACCCGTCTATCCGTCCACCACGGAAATGAATCCGGTGGACATCTGCCGGGACGCGGAAAAGAAGGCCGCCGAACTGGGATGCGACGTCATCCTGTTCGACACCGCGGGCCGACTGCACATCGACGAACTGCTGATGGAAGAGCTTTCCTCCATCAAGCGTGAGTGCCAGCCGCAGGAGATCCTGTTCGTGGCGGACGCCATGACGGGTCAGGACGCGGTGACGGTGGCCGACAAGTTCGACGAGACCCTCGGCATCACCGGCGTGGTGCTGACCAAGATGGACGGCGACGCCCGAGGCGGCGCGGCGCTTTCCATCAAATCCGTCACGGGCAAGTCGGTCAAGTTCGTCGGTATGGGCGAAAAGCTCTCCGAACTGGAACTTTTCCACCCCGACCGAATTGCCTCGCGCATCCTCGGCATGGGCGACATGCTCACGCTCATCGAGAAAGCGCAGGACGAGATCGACGAGGACGAAGCCAAGAGCATGGCCGACAAGATGGCCAAGGCCGAGTTCGACCTCGAAGATTTCCGCACCCAGATGCGCCGCATCAAGAAGCTTGGCTCCATGGAGGGCCTGCTCAAGATGATTCCGGGCATGGGCAACATGATGAAGCAGCTCGGCGATGCCCAGCTGCCCGAGGACGAGATGAAAAAGTCCGAGGCCATCATCAGCTCCATGACCATGGAGGAACGCCGCAACCCCGACGTGCTGAAGAAGGCCAGCCGCAAGGAGCGCATCGCCAAGGGCGCCGGCATGACAGTGGCCGACGTCAACGCCCTGCTGAAGAACTTCAAGCAGATGAGCGGCATGATGCAGCAGATGATGGGCGGCAAGAAAGGCAAGAAGGGCAAACTCGGCATGCCCAAGCTGCCCAAGGGACTCGGCGGCATGGCAGGCCAGATGCCCGGCATGGGCGGCAGCGCCGGTGGCGGAATGCCCGGCCTTCCCGGGATGGAAGGCTTGGAGGGCATGGAGGGAATGGAAGGAATGCCCGGCATGGGCGGCGGCGAGCAGCCCAAGAAAGGCCCTTCCAAGAAATCCCTCAAGGAAAGAAAGCGGAAAAAGCTTAACAAGAAACAGCGCAAAAAGAAGAAAAAGTAA
- a CDS encoding TraR/DksA family transcriptional regulator produces the protein MNSKEREEFTNVIQKELENLREQLPSLEERMSPVSPDQSIGRLSRLDNMVNQGVVEKQLSQTRTRILKLEGALKRLEEDDEFGICQECGEKIPMKRLLVMPEAELCVECAS, from the coding sequence ATGAACAGCAAGGAACGCGAAGAATTCACAAACGTCATCCAAAAGGAACTGGAGAATCTCAGGGAACAGCTGCCCTCGCTTGAGGAACGCATGTCTCCGGTTTCGCCGGACCAGTCCATCGGCAGGCTGAGCCGACTGGACAACATGGTCAATCAGGGCGTGGTGGAAAAACAACTTTCGCAGACCCGCACGCGCATCCTCAAGCTGGAAGGCGCCCTGAAACGGCTGGAAGAAGACGACGAATTCGGCATCTGTCAGGAATGCGGCGAAAAAATCCCCATGAAGCGGCTGCTGGTCATGCCGGAAGCCGAACTGTGCGTGGAATGCGCGTCCTGA